In Physeter macrocephalus isolate SW-GA chromosome 2, ASM283717v5, whole genome shotgun sequence, a single window of DNA contains:
- the RPL37A gene encoding large ribosomal subunit protein eL43: MAKRTKKVGIVGKYGTRYGASLRKMVKKIEISQHAKYTCSFCGKTKMKRRAVGIWHCGSCMKTVAGGAWTYNTTSAVTVKSAIRRLKELKDQ, translated from the exons GCGAAACGCACCAAGAAGGTCGGAATCGTGGGCAAATACGGGACCCGTTATGGTGCCTCCCTGAGGAAAATggtgaagaaaattgaaatcagccAGCACGCCAAGTACACTTGCTCCTTCTGTGGCAAG ACCAAGATGAAGAGACGAGCTGTGGGCATTTGGCACTGTGGTTCCTGCATGAAAACGGTAGCTGGTGGTGCGTGGACCTACAA caCCACTTCTGCCGTCACAGTAAAGTCTGCCATCAGAAGACTGAAGGAATTGAAGGACCAGTAG